Proteins from a single region of Parambassis ranga chromosome 16, fParRan2.1, whole genome shotgun sequence:
- the LOC114448629 gene encoding oocyte zinc finger protein XlCOF22-like encodes MSSAECLTELNKERLTAAGNVRNKEETCPHRLLDMFTGPEIKPHRLDLSQQHVCKKVEAKQERIFAEAEPPQIKEEEEELHISQETEQLVLKKEINVCMKKTFEESEETKPELNSGQLLYHNAPITKSRGLPLQHVCKEEEDEAQLCKQESDSSLDQEEPDPPQIKEDQEELCTGQNAEQLDLKPETDILMVTLIDEDRDHSEPEANRDQLLCYKGSRHAASGSAEDSDADLHINSGDNFLISEDHCSSDTDNTSLHDFCDSEQHLDRRLHTGEKLYSCRICGKAFSNSTSLTVHMRTHSGEKPYSCETCGKSFSHNSALIVHMRIHTGEKPYSCEICAKRFSHSSPLIFHMKTHTGEKPYSCQTCGRSFSRSTNLTVHMRTHTGEKLYPCTMCGKSFTRSNTLNLHIRTHTGEKPFSCQTCGKSFSNSRALTLHMRTHTGEKPYSCDICVKSFSNGSALNVHMRIHTGEKMYSCKTCGKSFSRSNNLSDHMKTHTGEKLYSCKTCGKSFSRNNNLTVHMKTHTGDKS; translated from the exons ATGTCGTCAGCTGAGTGTTTGACAGAGCTCAACAAGGAGCGACTAACAGCAGCTGGAAATGTTCGTAATAAGGAAGAGACCTGTCCGCACAGACTGCTGGATATGTTCACTGGACCGGAAATAAAGCCGCACAGACTCG ACCTCTCACAGCAACATGTCTGTAAGAAGGTGGAGGCTAAACAGGAGAGGATCTTTGCAGAAGCAGAGCCTCCTCAGattaaagaggaagaggaggaactcCACATCAGTCAGGAGACAGAGCAGCTTGTACTGAAGAAAGAAATCAACGTCTGTATGAAGAAAACCTTTGAAGAAAGTGAAGAAACCAAACCAGAACTGAACAGTGGCCAGCTCCTCTATCACAATGCTCCTATCACAAAGAGTAGAG GGCTCCCACTGCAACATGTctgtaaggaggaggaggatgaagcccAGCTCTGTAAGCAGGAGAGCGACTCCAGTCTGGATCAGGAGGAGCCAGACCCTCCACAGATTAAAGAGGACCAAGAGGAGCTCTGCACCGGTCAGAATGCAGAACAGCTTGACCTGAAGCCAGAGACTGACATTTTAATGGTGACTCTTATTGATGAGGACAGAGACCACAGTGAACCAGAAGCTAACAGGGACCAGCTCCTCTGTTACAAAGGAAGCAGGCATGCTGCCTCAGGATCAGCTGAAGATTCTGACGCTGATCTGCACATTAACAGTGGAGACAACTTTCTTATTTCAGAGGATCATTGTAGTAGTGACACAGATAACACGTCTCTGCATGACTTTTGTGATTCAGAACAGCATTTAGATAGACGGCTACATACAGGCGAGAAGCTGTATTCATGCAGAATATGTGGAAAAGCTTTCAGTAACAGTACTTCTTTAACGgtccatatgagaactcacTCTGGTGAGAAGCCCTATTCCTGTgaaacatgtggtaaaagctTCAGTCACAATAGTGCTTTAATTGTCCACATGAGGATTCACACTGGTGAAAAGCCGTATTCTTGTGAAATATGTGCAAAACGTTTCAGTCACAGCAGTCCTTTAATTTTTCACATGAAaactcacacaggtgagaagccgtaTTCCTGCCAAACATGTGGCAGAAGTTTCAGTCGAAGCACTAAtctaactgtccacatgaggaCTCACACAGGAGAGAAGTTGTATCCCTGCACAATGTGTGGAAAAAGTTTTACTAGAAGTAATACTTTAAACCTTCACATCAGAACTCACAcgggtgagaagccattttcctGCCAAACATGTGGTAAAAGTTTCAGTAACAGCCGGGCTTTAACCCTTCACATGAGAACTCACACTGGTGAGAAGCCTTATTCTTGCGACATATGTGTTAAAAGTTTCAGTAACGGATCTGCTTTAAATGTCCACATGAGGattcacacaggtgagaagatGTATTCTTGTAAAACATGCGGGAAAAGCTTTAGTCGAAGTAATAATTTAAGCGACCACATGAAAACTCACACAGGGGAGAAATTGTACTCTtgtaaaacatgtgggaaaagtTTCAGTCGAAATAATAATTTAACTGTCCATATGAAGACTCACACAGGCGACAAGTCCTGA